AAGCACTACCTTTGCCTTTTCAAATTCGAGCCTGTCCATTCTTACGCAGTAGTGCAAGGGACAACACCTCTACAGCACATGTTCACCACACTCAAAGGTCCAGCAAGACCCAGGCAACTGGTCACATATTCTAGTCTTGGTATAATGGTCAGTTATGCAATAATGAATGGATGCACAACAAATTCTGGAGATACTATGTTGGATTCCACTTTGAATATTTCCTGCTAAGCCTCTTTCAGGTTTTTGGATTAAATTTAATTGGGGAGTATCCTGAGATTGCtagatgttttaatttcttaaaaatttaccAATATTTACTAATTTACTGATACTTAGCTGCATCAGTCAGAATTTTTCTCAACACTATGTAATCAAAAACAAAAGGATAAGTAGACCACTGAGGTCTGACAAAGATGGTAAATGTCATCCATGACTCTCAATTTCACATTTGTATCAAAATAGCTTCATTGtatcattcattatttttatgtatagttgtTACAAATCTGAATCTTTAACATACATTTGTGCtaataaaatgccatttaaattattttacattggGATTCCATGAAAATTCCGTgtgacaaaatgatttttttactaaaatatttcaaTACCATTTGCCCACACTGTGCAAAATGAGGAAACATCAGATTATGTTACAAAACCAGTCTGAAAAGTAATCcatttttcctgtaaaataataaattttaagacGAGTAGTTGCTAGAgatgttaaaatttaaagttgATGGGGttaattttacacagtaaaatttATTAGGATCTATAAGGAAAGTGAGTCAGAGTATATATGGCTCTCCTGAGTTAAATTAAAAGATAGTTaattttcagttacacattttattttaaaaattaattatatacttaaaaattcaaaacagaactGGTTACCCACATTACATATTTTACAACATTCCCACCTAAATACTTCCTTTGTGAGATATAGGACAAAAATAGGATTCAGAGTGAAAAGATGAATTTGAGTTCTAATACTTAGGAAAGAAATTCATCCTTCAGGTCATTACCATCACAGAATACAACCACCTCACCAGAGTGATACGAGGAATAAAATGAGTAGTGCATGAGATGTAGTAAACTACTATAAAATGagagttaatattttattcttaggtTTTATTTCCCCATCCTGGACAACATCATGGTCCTGGTTTCACAGAGATTCTCAACaagtaatcaatataaaattattttgcaggTCTAAATTAGTCATATCAATGTGAAGAATCAACCCTGAAACTCTTAAGCTTTTCTAAATTATTCCAATGATGTTATACTACTACGCAAAGGATGTATGCGAATTATAAGCAAACTGATCATAGTCTCAATCTATATTGACTCATCACAGTATGTCACTTCAGAAATGAAATGTGACAATGATGCATAGGTAACAGAGGCTTAAAAGATTTTCTAGaagtttttaatgtgtttttaaaattatactgttAACAGCAGACTCTTACAAAGATGTTTATGATTATATCATAACAAGCAATTATTTACTGGGACAAAGAAGATACGTTAAAAGTCAGATGAATTACAATAATTAAACATGCATAGCTTATtgacatttttcttaaaacaaaaagaccTGGACATGTCTAAGTCTAGCCATTTTACCATCACCTCTGTTACCAACtggaatcacattttaaaaatttctgtgatCTTGAACATCTTGTTAAGTGTTAcagggcttttgtttttcttttagccactagatttttcaggaaaaattcacctattcaagaaaaataaaaatacattactaTCAATTTAAAGTACAATTCATAATAATTATACTTCAGTGTTCCCCTTTAAAGAAGACTTCTGTATTTACTGGTGTTTCTCTCTTCTCAAATCTCAATGTCAATAATTTTCTAACCTTATACATCCCCTGTATCTTTGACCCTTTCCCCAACCATAATGATTAgtcattattcttaaaaaaattttttattatacagTTTCTAATATCATTCTTTCTAGTAACTCAATATTATAAAGGGTGACTCTATTGTATCTATGCAGTGCTTCTGTACATTTATTCCACTTTATGAGCACTATCTGTTCCTCATCACTGACAAAGTACtactgttggcagaattcatttcagAGAGCAGTTCTTCTACATTATTAGCCTGGACTGATGTTTATAACGCAGACCTCACTGCAGCTGAGCAGATTCATCTGATGGAATCTCTTTAGCTTATTCCCCTTTAGGGAAGCAAGAACTCTTCATTTATAATGGACTTGCTTTTTCTCTATCCTGTAAGTTGTGCCTGTGCAATAAGTTAGCTGCTTGGGTGGGGCATTTTCATCACTTTTCAGGTCATTAGGGTTCCATTTAGTCTATCACTGTTACATCATGGTTCAATGTTTATTGGCAGAGCTCAGCACTGACCTTATGAGGAATTTGATGAACTTTTTGTCGTCTTAATATATGAGTAGAGTTGCAATGATTGTATCTGTACACAATCACCAAGAATCCCAAGGCTCATAACCTAGCCAAGTAATGGAGCGAGTAACCCATGCTGCCCTACACTGAGCTCGCCGACGTCTGATAAGAGTAGAACTGTATTATCAGATCTTAATTGATCATCTGAATCTAAGGCTCTACATTCCATAATTTGATCTTGTACtagtaattttaaaagcaataaagaGTTCATAATTCTCTTCCTCATAAATGTTAGAAATTCTCCttacaaaaaccaaaccaaaccaaaccaaaaaaccctcaaCACGAAATAACAGTAAAAAACCCAACAGAAATTAAAAACTCCTTTCAAATGATATTATTCTACTTCAACCATTATGGAAGCTGATGTTGGTTCtaacttttatatacatttttagttTGCCAGCAGCACTGCTTAAAGAAGAATAAATCACTTATAATTATTGGTTTCCAAAGTCCCCACATCCTGTCAATCAGTGTTGAATCAAATTCTTGGGTTTCATAACTAGAATAAGCTGTTGTTAGTACATTAaaatgtcttcaatttctttatggGAACACAATGAATATTACTACTacttaaacattaatttttacaAATAGAATTTATGTCTAATTAAACATATCTATTATTTAGACCTCAAAATGTAACACAGCCATTTAAAAGATCATTAATAGTAATAACATAGTTTAGTCATAACCAAAAAATAACcagctgtttatttttcaaacaattATAATTATTAAGTCCAATCTGCAAGGGAaacacaataaatgttttttggATTAAATTCAACTTTCAGATATGTTTTTACAGACCTTTTGGTGGCATTATCATATGACTTTTTATCTTTTGGAAAAGGCTTTTATTTTCATAAGTCATCTCAAGCTACTGATCAAAATAAGAGCTGAAATTACAAAGGTAAAAAATAGCATTGTAGCTAATAAAATTACACCAAACATTTCTATAGAGAAAATGatcttatgatttcttttcttttgcttctacgaggaaaaacacaaatacatTAATGGTGCAAGCAGCAATGCAGTCAAATAGACACTCTTATGGTGCAAAGCTCTTAAGGATGTTCCAGAAAAAGCCTTTTTTCCTACCACAAAAGGCAATCACAGCTAttctaattttaatgtttaaaattatggTCTAAATAAAATCATCCCCTGTAGTCTAACTCACCTGCTTTATATGAAGAACGCACAAGAGGACCACTTGCAGTATAATGAAATCCAAGTTCATTTCCTACCTTTTCCCAGTACTTGAATTTTTCAGGAGTAATGTATTCTTCAACCTAGATTTGAAGATTTGGTTCTGATAAGATTCTAGAATTTTCCTAAATCACCTTGGTTCTATAGAAAATCTACTTGTTGGCCACTCTGCCAGAACATAATTACAGTGAATTAGCAAGGAGGGGAAACATATCAATTCTGTACTATATTAGCTATTCcaaaagacagagaaggaaaatgagattATCCGTAGAGATTACATCTGTATCATTCCTTTATTGACTAACAGGTATAATTAAGAATTAGTCATGCCTGTAAGATTCTGGAGGACAAGACTGTTACTCATCTTGTGATCTTCTGCTTAGCACTGTGTCTGGTACATGGTCACTACTTAAGAAgagtttcttgaatgaatgaataaatgtccaATATAGAGATAGGAAGActgacttttctttcttacttcacCTCTGGCTCTCATATAACTCTAAAACAAATCACAAGGTCACCAAGTGTGAATGAATGCCATTTCCCAacttaaaaaacctttttttctgtatgtttatttaAGTCATACAATTTTGGGGGGAGTAAGTAAGTGCCAGTGTAGCTGCTTTATGCAGATAATAAAATGCAAACTGGAACTTGGAAAGATACATGGAACGCTATACTAAAAAGTCAGCAGCTCTTAATTTTAGCTATGAAAATAAAGACTTAATTCAAATTACCAATAAACATTTGGTAATTCATGGTAGCTGTACCTTAAGGTGGCGCTTTGTCGGCTGCATATATTGTCCTAAAGTCAGACAGTCCACATCTGCCTCACGAAGCGCTACAGGAGAAGAGCACATGTTGCGTTAGCAGGTGTTTTCACAGAGCTACCTGCATGCGCTGTTGTAAAGAGCAGCTTTTAATTACTATTTGTACTTATTACTCTTGAATCAATAAATAATCGCAGGTTGGCCAAGGACCTTCAGGTAAAAtaagttttcatattttaaaatttaagaagctCAAGAATAACAAAGTAAGTGGACTTAATGGACTAAGGATCAGCAAAGTCCAAAGCACATCACGTTACGTGACTGTGCAGTAGCAGGCTCTCCCTCAAAGGCCTGGAACCTGGAACCTTCTAGTCTGTGAATTGTCAGTGCTCGCCAGAGCTCCTGGTACCTGGCTAGTGCTCAAAAGCTGTCTGATGACCGAATaagaaaagtgaacaaatcaTGTTTTTACTTGATAAAAGGGTAGGGAATTAAATGGGATGCAAAGTTCATATCCTGATCTTCCTACACATCAGTCCATCAAGTTCTAAGAAAACacacttccttccctttttatGCTGCGGTTTATAACTACACACTGCGTACTTTGTTCTTATGGTACTTTCACTGAGACTATGGAGGAAGCATAACAGGTCCTTTAAAATGGGGTTTCTACTATTACTCAAATTACGTGgaaaagttttcacttttaaatgtctttacCTTCCATCGTTGCATATACTTGCTCATCCGTCTCACCTAAACCCAACATTATAGACGTTTTAGAAATTACATCAGGCCGAACCTCCTTGGCGTGTTTCAGTACACGTAGGGACTGGTCGAAACTGGCCCGGGGATCACGAACTTTCCTTGAAAACAGCAGGGCTGTTGTCAGCAAAAATAACCAGAAGCTCAACTAAGTACGTAATTATGCAAACAACCTGTAAGACCAGAAAAGTACATTCTGGACATTATGTTATATCATATGGTTCATTTGTGCACAAATGACCAACTGTtactttaggaaagaaaataaggctTCTCTGGGCCCCCACCTCTGTTGGCTTTAAAGACTTAAAGCCTGGAGCAGAGAAAACTAGAATGGAAGTAATTCAGGTTATAAATTCctcattgagaaaccagagttctGAAGCTGAGAGTAAGTGATTACAAGCAGCAGtcaagagagaaggggaaaaaagtggaagaaaatctCAGTACTGAACAAAGAAAAAGCTGTTGAACCTGAACCCACATTTCAGACAACTGCAACTttcatgttcatttcttttctaaagaCTAAGCTGCCCTCTGCTGGTGTGTATACAACATTGACATCACTTAGGTAAATATGCACGATTCTGGAATTTTCACTGGAAAGGATAATGTTTCTTAAATGAAACCAGAGAACCTGGCATCCACTTATGGTGGTATCATGAGATGTGACAGGGTTGGAACAGGCTGTGTGCTAGACTTCAACAGGGGCCAAATCATCAAGGTTTAAATGGCAACAATGCCCAAAGGGCAGAAAGTCGATGAGGTTAAACCAGCATTCATTTGAATTCTAACACACCTTTATTTTGTGTAATTGATTTGTTGCTATGGTTGTCATTCTTAATCAGAGATTAGTTCACagggaagagaggaaacaaatttatgaatttaaaaataaccataaaacTGATAGGAAAGTAActacttttttaaagtatttctgcACTGAATTTGTTATGCTCCCTAATGTTTACTTATGATTTGGTGGAAATGCTGGTTATTGTTTATCATACTTCTTTCTATGACACAGAATAATGTGTAGAACCTCATAAAATCACCAccaaatgctttattaaaataatgaaaataaatgtattaatctcgcctgaaaattttcatttttctgaaatatgaATATAGTCATTGATGTGGAATAACAATCTGTAATTATTCCTAACCTCTAAAATTATTAGGAAGAGTAAGAAAGCATagtatctactttttaaaagagattgaaaatacatctacatgtttTTCTTCAGCATCGATTATTGCATATATTAGTGCTAAATgcattttctaaagttttttttaagaactaaaaTCAAAGCAATTGCTCTTGCATAATTCTTCCTTTTTGAAAACTGTTCTTTGTAAAAAATTTGCATTTGCAAATTTGCATTGGCATTTGCAAtatgatacttaaaaaaagaaagaaaaaaaagatgctcaCTATATATGTGTACCtaagtacatacacacatataaatatgtaagtatatatacacTTAGATGTTAGTGATTGATATTACTGGGTAGAAATATTATGGGTGATATTTACACCCTTTTTTTTGTTGgctacattttctgatttttctttaacagatacacactgtttttgtttaaaaaagaaagttcacTTTATAGAAGTCAATTACAAAGTTCTCCCCTGAAAAAAGTGAGGAAATACAGCAGATTCTGACCCTTCCCAACACCACTCTGTACATGGAATCACCTCTGTAATTCTGGAACTGTTTCTACATTATGTGCGTATACATCTAACCCTGACAGAGCAACTTTTTCTATTGCTTTAAGATCTCCTCGGAAATCAGGGGTGAGACACTCCACGAGAATTTTTGGAttcctatggtgaaaaagagagAAGTATCACACTGAGGAAAAGAACTGACGTAACTGTTGCTTAAAATAGAAATCACCAGTACCCATTCAGTATCAGTTTCAACACAGTAAGCTTTAGAACCTTGCCAAGAACAGCATGAACATACAAATGTTTACATATGAACTGTTAAAtggaattaaaacaaagaaacctaGAACatcaaataatatatacattgtGGTTAAAATACATCTGCATGAAAATAATGATCAGAATAAATTTTGGGATCATAtacttttaaactttattaagcaggtattaaaaaataaaattaaagaaattaaaatataaatattaaaacattaaatataaaataatttttttagaaagtaaATTGGGATATTTCTTATGTGGATATGAATGCTGATTGCTTtaactttgatttattttaaaattcaaatagtgccctcctcccttcctctagGCAAGTATTTCACAAGTGCTATGgtctttaaaaactactttctGAGTTGCTGAGTCATGAGCTTTGCTTAAATGAAATACAAGCTAAACATTAATCTTCCTATTTATATTCTGGCTATATATCTACGCATTCAAGCATAAAAATGTGAACTGGGTCATAGAGCTGTTCCCTTTGACAAGCAGTAGAAATGACTAGGACAGCTGACAAATTTTTTCACAAACCCAATTGCCAAGTTTTTTGGGGGAGCTGTTTCATGAAAGAACATGAGAGAACAAATGTATAAAGGACCACATACACACCCTATAACTcactgttttcttaactgcaagtTGAAACCCATTAGTAGTTTGTGAAATCAATCTAGGGGgttggaaacaaaaattttttaagatgaactattaaaaacatagaaaatattggAGAGTCACTGAAAAACACATTTACTGAGTGTGCTAGGTGCTAGACTAGTAATAAGCTGTAGGAAATGAACATAAATgccttttttaatgctttttaaatagaCGGgattaaacattaataaaatgtGGGTTATGGGTAAAATTCCCAGGGCCTACCAATGTTGATAACATTTATATCGAGATTACATAGTCTAACAACATGAGCTTACCCTATCCTAACTACTTCTAgatgattatttatttaaaatcagtGCTAGGAAGATTGCAGTTTTACCTTTCTTATAAAATTACTCAGAGTTTAGATTGATACTCAAATATGAAGGAGGGGTTCTGTGCACTAAAGGTCCATGAGTAAGTTTGTGCTTCTGTATCCCTAAAATTTCTGCAAATACGGACCTGTatgtttcaatatattttttctgGAGAAGAGGCTACATAATTTCCAGCAGATTATCAGAAAGGTTTATAACCCCCCAAAAGGTTAATAACCACTGCTTTAAGGTAAAGAccttaaataaactgaatttatgAGTCAGAAAAAGTCCTCAAATTACACAAGCAAATGCAAAAACAAGTACCTTTCCTTTAAGTAAGACACAGTCTTTGCAAAGTGCTCTGCTCCCCCATCAGGCATATCTAGAAACAAAAGAGTCCACTGCTTAAGATGACATCACAACTTAGTAAGAGCCAATTTCTGGAAGAGGCAATGATGACGCACTAACCATCTCGATCCACAGACGTCAGGACAACATAATCCAGACCCCACTCAGCAATTGCCTTTGCAGTATTGTAGGGCTCATTGGCATCTAGTGGAGGTGgagttcttgcagttttaacAGAACAAAATCTACAACCTCTTGTACATGTGTCACCCATCAACTAGAACAGAGATGTTACAAGTTAAATCAAATAAGCAGATGACCCTGAAGAATGTAATGTTGAGAGAATAAAGTTGCAATGAATGAACAATTTGATTCTGTTTGTAAGAAATTTGAAACACTCAAGGCTAAACAACATAgttaagaaatacaaacatatatggtaaaaccagaaagaaaaggaaatgataagcTCAGAATTAAAAGCAGCATTAAGGATTTTCCCTTTTTCAAAAGGGGAAGCGACTGGGAAGAGATGCACAGAGGGGTTCAAAGCTAAGACCAATGTTCTACTCTCAAACTGGAGGTGAGTGTCAGTGTCTGTTGTACTGGTAATCTTTATATCTTACACATAAACTAATAAGCTATAAAGATTCTTTTGTATCTATTTAATActaacaaaaatgattttaaaaggaacaaaatattcAATTAACACACCAACATGCAGATGCCtgtgaaaattaaacagaagGCACAGCTCCAGATGttaaagatgaaagagaaaacacataAAAACTTTATAATCTGTTTCCTATGTGTACTGCTGTTTCTCCAGACACCGCTTCTGCCACCACAGGTCACTACGATGCTCTGCCCCTGGCCAAGTACAGCCACTGCATATGTTCTGGGGCCAATGGAGTTTCAAAGCTCCACAGGAGGGGTTGTGACTGAGGAGAAAGCAATTCTTCCCCTTTATGTTTAACTCTCTCAGAGGGGATTCACTGCCAAGGGTAATTAGGGCCAATGTCTCACAGAATTTTACTGAAACAATGAAGTCTTCCCAGGAACCAGTAATGAGTCAACAGTGGAGAACGGGACTGGGCAAGGGATGAAACCAGTCCCTTCACGGAGTATTCAGAACCACTCCTTTCTTCAAGAATTGATGTTGTATAACTTGGATAAGCTCTATGGCCAGGTCTGTATTATTCCAGAAGGAGCTCTATCTCATAAGAATCCTCAATCCTCAGTTCTTCATGTAAATAGTCTCCTGCTGGTACAACTCAACAGCTTATCAGATATTCCCAGGCAAGCAGGAACTTTCAGTTGCACATAATTTAGATTTAACCCAATACCTCAATCTCCAAACCCCT
The nucleotide sequence above comes from Camelus dromedarius isolate mCamDro1 chromosome 1, mCamDro1.pat, whole genome shotgun sequence. Encoded proteins:
- the LIAS gene encoding lipoyl synthase, mitochondrial isoform X4, which codes for MSLRCGGAVRTVSPRVFGSYLHSPVRAVSSLPDKKKEFLQNGPDLQDFVSGDLADKNTWDEYKGNLKRQKGERCVRKLDVPILESAGEVENMPPPQPLSWNPKILVECLTPDFRGDLKAIEKVALSGLDVYAHNVETVPELQRKVRDPRASFDQSLRVLKHAKEVRPDVISKTSIMLGLGETDEQVYATMEALREADVDCLTLGQYMQPTKRHLKVEEYITPEKFKYWEKVGNELGFHYTASGPLVRSSYKAGEFFLKNLVAKRKTKAL
- the LIAS gene encoding lipoyl synthase, mitochondrial isoform X1 yields the protein MSLRCGGAVRTVSPRVFGSYLHSPVRAVSSLPDKKKEFLQNGPDLQDFVSGDLADKNTWDEYKGNLKRQKGERLRLPPWLKTEIPMGKNYNKLKNTLRNLNLHTVCEEARCPNIGECWGGGEHATATATIMLMGDTCTRGCRFCSVKTARTPPPLDANEPYNTAKAIAEWGLDYVVLTSVDRDDMPDGGAEHFAKTVSYLKERNPKILVECLTPDFRGDLKAIEKVALSGLDVYAHNVETVPELQRKVRDPRASFDQSLRVLKHAKEVRPDVISKTSIMLGLGETDEQVYATMEALREADVDCLTLGQYMQPTKRHLKVEEYITPEKFKYWEKVGNELGFHYTASGPLVRSSYKAGEFFLKNLVAKRKTKAL
- the LIAS gene encoding lipoyl synthase, mitochondrial isoform X2 gives rise to the protein MSLRCGGAVRTVSPRVFGSYLHSPVRAVSSLPDKKKEFLQNGPDLQDFVSGDLADKNTWDEYKGNLKRQKGERLRLPPWLKTEIPMGKNYNKLKNTLRNLNLHTVCEEARCPNIGECWGGGEHATATATIMLMGDTCTRGCRFCSVKTARTPPPLDANEPYNTAKAIAEWGLDYVVLTSVDRDDMPDGGAEHFAKTVSYLKERKVRDPRASFDQSLRVLKHAKEVRPDVISKTSIMLGLGETDEQVYATMEALREADVDCLTLGQYMQPTKRHLKVEEYITPEKFKYWEKVGNELGFHYTASGPLVRSSYKAGEFFLKNLVAKRKTKAL